AACGTCGGCCGCGCGGCTCGGAAACTCCGGCCAGCGCGGTTCGAGCTCGTCGCGCATCAATGCGTAGAGCGCCCGCGCCGCCGGCTCGACCGGCTGCTCGAGTGCCGCGGCGAGCGCCGCCGCCTGCCGCGGCAGCACCTGCTCAAGTCGCCTGGTCGGCTCGAGCAGGTCGCGCTGGGGCTCGTCGGGGTCGAGTAGCTGCCCGCGTAACGCCCGCACGAGGTGCTGCAGCGCCCACGTGCGCACGAACAGTCCGCCGCTGACTACCTCCCCGCGCCGCGCGCGACCGACCCCAATGCGCAGCTTGATGAGCGCGAACCCTGCCTCGAGCGTGGGGTCGATCGCGGTCGTCGCCGCGGCGCGCGCCTGCGACTCGGCGATCAGTGTCGCAACGGTGCCGGCCTCGTCGTCAACGGTGACGGTCGTGAGCCCGGCGAGCGCACCCTCCAACTCGGCCGTATGGGCCGCCGCGAACTCGAGCAGGTGTCCGTCGTCGTAGAGCGCCACCACGCCCGCGCCGCCCTCCGGCAGGGCGAGCACGATGTGCTCCTGCCGCGGCAGCCACGACAGGTCGGCCCGCACCCGCGGCCCCGCCCCGTCGGCGGCGATGGCGAAGAAGTCGTGATCGCTCCACTCGTCGCGCCGGTGCCGGCCGGCCTCACTCACCGAGCCCATGAGGGCGAGGCCCACCAGCTCGGGATGCTCGCGCACCGCCCGCGCCAGCTCGTCGGACAGATCATCGAAGCGCTGGGCGTCGCCCATGGCGCACCTCCTCTGAGAGACGCGCCACGCGCATCCCGAATCATGCGAGCGGCCACCGGCCGTCGCGTCGACAGAAAGCAACGCGGATGCGCGACCAGCGTCGCGACAGGGCCGTTCGGTTGTGGGGCGCTCGCTACGGAGCGCGCTCAGTCTGCCACCGGCGGGCCCGGCGCGCCAGAGGGAGATGTGAACAACGACTCGCGGCTCCATAGCTGTTACATGTAACATCGGGGTATGTCCTCAGCCGGTCGCGTCTCCGCGTACCGCGCCCGCATGCGCGCCGCAGGGTTGCGGCCCGTGCAGGTGTGGGTGCCCGACGTGCGATCCGACTCGTTCGCTGCGCAGGCGCGTACTCAAGCAGCCCGGATCGCCGACGCAGCGGCGCACAGCGACGACATGCAGTTCGTCGAAGCGATCAGCTCGTCGTGGGACGAGTGAAGCGCGGCGACGTTCGGCTTGTCGCCGGCGGCGTGTACGCACACAAGCCGCAGCCAGCCATCGTTCTTCAGGACGACGTCTTCGACGCTCTGGATTCGGTCACGGTGTGCCCGCTGACGACCACGGCTGTTGACGCACCGTTACTCCGCGTCCCGATAGCCTCAACGGCAGAATCCGGTCTCGACGCCGACAGCTTTGCGATGGTCGACAAAGTCACGACGGTTCGACGCAGCAACGTGGGGGCGGCGATCGGGGCAGTGTCGAGCCAGCAGCTCGTTGAGATCGAGCGCCGTCTGCTGGTGTTTCTCGGCATCGCGCGCTGATTCAGGAGGTCGCCCTGTGCGACCGGCACGCGAGGTGCGCTCCACACTATGGGCCGAGCGCGGTGATGGGCACGACCGTGACACCGTCGGGTCGCCGATAACCGTAGCGGCCACCCGTGATGACGAGAAGCGCGCTCGGTTCGCCGTGACGGTCGTGATCGACCTTTCGCGCCATCGAGAGCAAAGTAGCCGCGGCCTCGTCGACACGGCCCTCACCGAGTTTCACCTCGACCGCAGCCCAGCGGCCGTCTGGCAGCTCAATGACTGCATCGACCTCGCGGTTGAGTTGGGTGTCACGCCACGACGACAGCCGCGCCCCCAGCTGCTGGCTGTACACCCGAAGGTCGCGAATAACGAGCGACTCGAAGTGGAAACCGGCGGCCTCGAGGTCTCGAGTGAGATCAGCCACACCGACCCCGAGCGCAGCGACACCTAATGACGGGTCAACAAAGTGGTGGACCGCGCTCGTTCTCAGACGCGTGCGCGATCGCATATGTGGAGCCCACGCCTCAAGGGGCTCAATGAGCATGAGCCGCTCGATGACCTCGAGGTAGTGGCCGAGGGTGCGTTCATCGATCGGCCCGCGTGCCCCGCCAACGTCGGCGGCTGTCGCTGAGCGATTGATCGGCCCTCCCACCACACGGGCGAGGGCGGCGAACAACCGGCCGATGTTGGTGGGGTTGCGGCGCGGGCCCATGGCGGGTACATCAACCTCGGCGACCGTTCGCAGGTAGTCGGCGAGCCACACCCTCGCCTCACGCTCGCCCGCATTGACAAGCTCGGGCCACCCGCCCACGACGATACGTTCGAACACATCGGTGACCGCGAGCCCGGAACCCTGCACACCATGATCAAGCGGGTCATCGAAGATCGTGGCAAGGCTCACCTCACCGGTCGAATGTCCGGATTCACAAAGAGACATAGGCCGCATACGCAACCGACCGATGCGGCCAGCTCCTGAGTGCAGACGAGCGTCATCCCGAGGGCGTGCCGAGCCCGTGAGCAGGAAGTGTCCGACGCCGTCGCGGTCATCGACCGCGCGTCGCACGAGGTTCCACAGCTCAGGCGTTTCCTGCCACTCATCGAACAAGATGGGCCCGGGAGAGCCGAACAGGATGCTCGGGTCGGCATCGAGCGCAGCCTGCGCGCTGCCGTCGACATCCATGCGGAACACGGTCTTCGCAACCTGGCTGGCGGTAACTGTCTTGCCGACCGCCTTCGGACCATCGATCAGGATGGCGCCGTTTACCCGCATTCGCTCCGCTAGTTCGGTGTCAACCACGCGCGTTCGATACGTCCGCATGGCGACACCCTAAGGGATGCTGGAGACGAAATGTGGCTTTCGTCGGATATGAAATGCAAGATTCGTCGAAAACGAGATGACATTTTCGTCGGCGCGAGCGTGCGAAGATTGCGGCTGTGATCGGGCTCGGAACACTCATCAACGTTGTCGCGATCGTGCTGGGTGCCGCGACCGGCCGCCTCATCGGCCATCGCCTGCCCGAGCGTACCAACCGCCTCGTCACCGACGTGCTCGGCCTCGTCGTGCTCGTGCTCGGCGGGCTCAACCTCGCCTCGCTTGCCGACCCCGACTACGTCGCCACCGTCACCCCGGGCGGCACGCTGCTCGTCGTGCTGGGCGCCCTCCTCATCGGCGGCATCACCGGCTCGGCCCTGCGCATCGAAGACCGGCTCGAGCAGTTCGGCGGGTGGTTGCAGGCACGGTTCACCCGCGCCGACGCGGTCGCCCACGCCGACAAGCGCGCCCTGTTCATCACCGGCTTCGTCAATGCCTCGCTCGTGTTCTGCGTCGGCCCGCTCGCAATCCTCGGTGCCTTCAGCGACGGCACTGGTCAGGGCATCGACCAGCTCGCCCTCAAGTCGGTGCTCGACGGCTTCGCGTCGGTCGCGTTCGCCGCGACCCTCGGCTGGGGCGTCGCCCTCTCGGCCCTGCCCGTCGGCATCTGGCAGGGCCTGCTCACCCTGCTCGCGGCCACCCTCGGCGCCGTACTGTCGAACGCGGCCATCGCCGCCCTCACCGCGACCGGAGGCGCTCTGCTGCTCGGCGTCGGCATCCGCATCATGAACATCCGCGCGATCGCCGTGGGCGACCTGCTGCCCGCGCTCGTCGTCGCGCCGATCCTCACCGTCGTGGTTGGCCGACTCCTCGGTACGGCCTGACCGCCACGTCGCAGAGGCGGCCAGCGTTCAGCAGTCGCAGCTGATCGCCGCGCCGCCGACCACCGGCGCCGTCAGCGGATCGGCGGCCCTGTGGATCGGCCCGCCCGCCCCCTCGACGGGCAGCCCCTCCCGCGCCCAGTATTCGAACCCGCCAAGCATCTCCTTCACCGGCCGGCCGAGGCTCGCCAGCAGGTGCGCCGCCTTCGTGCCGCCATTGCAGGCGGGCCCCCAGCAGTACACAACGATCGGGATGCTCGCATCCAGCTCCGCAAGACGCCCCGCCAGCTCGCCGCGCGGCACGTGCGTGGCGGCCGCCGCGTGCCCCTGATCCCACGCCTCGCGCGACCGCACGTCGATGAAGTGGAACCGCTCGCCCGCCTCGAGCGCCGCAGCGACATCAGAGGGGTCGGTCTCGTGAGTGAGGCGCCGTGCGAAGTGCTCGGCGGCCGCGGCTGGCTCGGCGAATCCGCCGAGCGCGCTGCCCACAACGGTGGTCGAGTCGACTGCAGTCATGGCGCCATCGTAGGACGGTGCGTTGCCGGGATGCGCGGATCGCGCGATCCGTCGGGAACACTGACGAGCATCCCGTTGTTGCATTCACCATGTCGAACACTGTCGAGACCCCCGACCGCGTGACCATGTACGGCGCCGACTGGTGCCGCGACTGCCGGCGCAGCGAGGCCCTGCTCAACGAGCTCGGCGTCGACTGGGTGAAGGTCGACGTGGAGCAGAGCGCCGACGCCGCGCAGACGGCGCAGGCGATCAGTGGCCGCATGAACATTCCGGTGGTGCACTTCCCCGACGGTAGCCACCTAGTTGAGCCGAGCGACGCCGACCTGAAGGCGAAGCTCGAGGCGCTCAGCGCCTCCTAGCCGAGCGCACGGTTAACCGCACCCCAGCACCCGCTGAGTAAGGCCCTTCGGCCCTGGCGGGTCCCTCGCGCGCCTCGATACCGTCGAGAACCCGACCACCGATTCAAGGAGGAATCATGGGAAAGCTCGACGGAAAAATTGCCCTCATCACGGGCGGCTCGCGCGGAATGGGCGCCGCACACGCCCGACTCATGTCGTCAGAGGGAGCCACAGTCGTCATCACCGACGTGCTCGACGACGACGGCAACGCCCTCGCGGCGGAGGTTGGCGGCATTTACCACCACCTCGACGTCACCGACGAGGATGCGTGGGCGCGCGTCGTGACAGACGTGCACGACAACGTCGGCCCGATCGGCATCCTCATCAACAACGCCGGCATCGTCGGCTTCAGCCCGATCGCGACCGCCGCGACCGAGGAGTGGAACCGCGTCATCGGCATCAACCTCACCGGCACCTTCTTCGGGATGCGCGCCGTCGTCGAGTCCATGACGTCCGCCGGCGGCGGCGTCATCATCAACATCTCGTCCACGGCGGGCCTGCAGGGGTACTCGAACCTCTCGGCCTACGTCGCCAGTAAGTGGGGAGTGCGCGGGCTGACCAAGTCGGCCGCGCTCGACCTGGGGCAGCACGGCATCCGCGTCGTGTCGATTCACCCCGGGCCGATCCGCACGCCCATGACCGACGGCTTCGGCGACGAGATGACGGCGCAGCAGGCGATTCCGCGCTTCGGCCTGCCCGAAGAGGTCGCCGCGATGGCACTGTTTATCGCCGCCGATGCCACCTATACGACGGGCACCGAGTTCGTCATCGACGGCGGCGCGACGGTCGGCGCGGCGCTGCAGCCGCCGCAGTAGTCACGGCCGGGGCGGGCACCCACCGAGCGCAGCACGGGCCGCGAGTTGCGTGTTGTGGTCGACTCGATCGCCGGGAGGCAACCACAACACGCAACTCACGCCACCGTGAGTGCCCTCGCGTCCACCCACTCGAGGTGGCAGTTGTGGTTGCCACACCGGGCAGGAGGCGACCACAACTGCCACCTCACCAGCCTCGCGGCTCGGCGCGGTCGGTACTACCCGCGCACCCGGCCGACCCCGGGCACGATGCGGCCGGTGCGCGACGCGTAGTCGGCGTATTCCGGGAACCGGGCCGCGAGCATCCGTTCTTCGAGGCGCGCCTTGATGCTGAGCAGCACGAACAGCGCGACAAAGAACGCCGCGTGCCACCAGGATGCTCCGATGATGAAGAGCCCCGCGCCGAGCAGCACCAGCCCTGAGTAAAGGGGGTGCCGCACGAGACGGTAGACGCCGGCCGTGACCAGCTGCGAGCCCTCGCGCGGAATCGGTGACGGCGTGAGCGCCCGCCCCAGAGTGATGCCGGCCGCCACCCCGACGACGACGCCCGCGCCGACGAGGGCGAGGGCGATGCCGACGACGACGGGCGTCCGCGCCCACAGGTCGCCGCGCGGCGCGACGGCGAGTGCGATCAGCAGCGCGAACTGCGCACCGACAAGACCCCACGCGAGGGCAGGATGCACGGATACGCGCGTCATGCGGGAAGAGTACGCCCCCGCCGCGAGCGAGTCACGGCGGGGGTGCCTTGGGGGGTCAGAGTTACCCGCGCGACTTCTTGCCGGCGATCAGGTCCTTCTCGTCGATGGGCGCGAGGCCGCGGGCGCGAAGGTCGGCGTAGTGGGCACGCGCCTCCTCCTGACGTTCCGCCTCGACCCCGGTCGCGATCTCGGCGCGGATGTGTGCATCCTCCAACAGGAAGGCGTCGGTCAGCGCTCGCGCGTGCGGTCGAAGGCGCGGCAGCAGGCGACCGTCGATGTAGTCGGTAATCGCCTGAGCGCGGTGCGACGAGAGGCGCCCGTGCATGAGATACCAGGCGAGGTTCTTCTCGATGAGCGTGAAGCCGAATAGGTCGCGCAACCAGGTGAGCACGGTCTTCGTGCCGGCGTGCTCGACGTGGTCGAGCGCCTCGGTGAAGGCCTCCCACTGCAGCAGCTCGCCGTGCGCGCGGGCGGTCTCGATCAACTCGTTCTGGTGGCGGTTGAACAACTCGGCCGCGTCCTTCTTGCTGAGCTTCGACGCCCCGCGGAGGCGACCGGCGAGCTCGGCGACCATCGTCTCGACGCGGTCGGTGAGCAGTTGGCGTTGCGACGCGGTGTCGCGCACGTAGCCGACCGAGCGGGCGGTCGAGCCGAAGTCGGCGACCGACTGGGCGAGACGGCGCAGGCCCGACTTGTGGAAGGCGCGGTCGCCGACCTGCTCAACGACGTAGCCGGCGAGCGCCCCGGCGTCGGCCTTGGCGAACTTCTTCGAGTAGTCGGTGAGCAGGCGCTTGGCCACCAGCTGCAGCAACACGTTGTTGTCGCCCTCGAACGTGACGTACACGTCGAGGTCGGCGCGCAGCTGCACGAGGCGGTTCTCGGCGAGGAAGCCCTGGCCGCCGCACGCCTCTCGGGCCTCCTGGATGATGTCGAGCGCGGCCCAGGTGCTCAGCGGCTTCAGTGCCGCGGCGAGCGTCTCGAGGTCTTGGCGCGACTCGTCGGTGTCGTCCTTCCCCGAGAACACGGCGTCGAACTTCTCGAGGAACACCTCGTGGGCGAACGACATCGCGTAGGTCTGAGCGAGGCGCGGCAGCAGGCGGCGCTGGTGGCGCTGATAGTCCATCAGGACGACCTCGTCGCTGTCGCCACCGGCGAACTGCCGCCGCTCGGTGCCGTAGCGAATCGCAATCGTCAGGGCGAGCTTGCTGGCGACCGTGCAGGCACCATCGAGCGATACGCGGCCCTGCACGAGCGTGCCGAGCATCGTGAAGAAGCGACGGCCGGGGCTCTCGATGGGCGAGGTGTAGACGCCGTTCTCGTCGACGTCGCCGTAGCGGTTGAGCAGGTTTTCACGAGGCACACGCACATCGGTGAAGTGCAGGCGTCCGTTGTCGATGCCGTTGAGGCCGCCCTTGAGCCCGTCGTCTTCGCCGCCAACGCCGGGCAAGAAGTCGCCGTTGTCGTCGCGGATCGGCACGTAGATCGCGTGCACGCCGTGATTGACGCCGCGCGTGATGAGCTGCGCGAACACGACGGCGGCCTTCGCGTGCAGGGCGGCGTTGCCGAGGTAGTCCTTCCAGGCGGCGCGGAACGGCGTGGTGATGACCCACTCGTCGGTGGCCGGGTCATACGTGGCCGTGGTGCCGACGGCCGACACGTCGGAGCCGTGTCCCGTCTCGGTCATGGCGAAGGCACCGGGAACCTCGAGGGTCAGGGTCGGGGGGAGCAGCGTCTCGTGGTGCTTTTCGGTGCCGAGGTGCTGAATGGCGGCGGCGAAAAGGCCCCACTGCACGCCCGACTTGATCTGCATGCTGGGGTCGCCGAGCACGAGCTCTTCGAAGCTCGCGATGTTACCGCCGTTGTCTTCGTCGCCGCCGACCGACTTCGGGAAGGCGCGGTGCACCGAGCCCGCCTCGATGAGCTTGTGGAGTTGGCCGAGCACACGCTCGCGGTGGGCGTCTTTGCCGAGCTCGGGGTCGCGGTGGAATTCGGGGCGCGTCATGAGTTCGCGCGCGTGCTTGCGGGCGTAGGACCACTGCCCGAGCAGCTGTTCGCCGAGCGCGGCGACGTCGATCGTCAGGGGCAAGTCGACCTCTCCCGTGACCGGGGCAATGCCGGCGGCGTCTGCGGCCGCCGCGTCCTCGGTGGGCGCGGCGGGGCGGGTGCTGCTGTCGGTGAGCTGCGTCATGGTGTGTGTTCCGTTCGCACGTGATGGGCCGGCAGCAGGTCGCGCCGGCGCGTGGTAATGCCCACGGTAGATCTCGGGGAATCGTCGCGCTCGTTCGTGGTGACTGGGCCACCATCGGCACGGGATGCACGCGGTCGCGATTGTGGGGAATCTCACATACCTGGGGACTCCCTTAGTGGGCGATCGCTTAGTGGAAGGATGGACGCATGGCGACCATTGACCTGACCACTGCTGACTTTGAACAGACCGTCACAAAGGACGGCATCACGCTCGTCGACTTCTGGGCCGACTGGTGCGGGCCGTGCAAGGCGTTCGCCCCGGTGTACGAGCAGGCAAGCGAACAGCACCCCGACGTGACGTTCGGCAAGGTCGACACGGAGGACCAGCAGGCGATCGCAGCGGCTGCGAACATCCGCTCGATCCCGACGCTCATGGCCTTCCGCGATGGCATCCTCGTGTTTGCCCAGCCCGGGGCGCTGCCGGCACCCGCGTTGGAGCAGGTCATCACCGCGGTGAAGGGCCTCGACATGGATGATGTGCGCAAGCAGGTCGCGGAGGCTCAGGCCCAGCAGGGTGACGTCGAGACGCCCGAGGAGCTGCGCTAACTCAGCTCACCAGTCGTCCGGCGGGGGCGGCTCGTCATCCGGCGGCGGTTCATCGAAGAACGGCGGCGGTTCGGCAGCCGCAACCGGCCGACCCGTTCGCGACGGCCGTGCCCGCGCCGATAGTGCGGCGGAGTC
The sequence above is a segment of the Microcella alkaliphila genome. Coding sequences within it:
- a CDS encoding antitoxin MazE-like protein, translating into MSSAGRVSAYRARMRAAGLRPVQVWVPDVRSDSFAAQARTQAARIADAAAHSDDMQFVEAISSSWDE
- a CDS encoding type II toxin-antitoxin system PemK/MazF family toxin, producing MGRVKRGDVRLVAGGVYAHKPQPAIVLQDDVFDALDSVTVCPLTTTAVDAPLLRVPIASTAESGLDADSFAMVDKVTTVRRSNVGAAIGAVSSQQLVEIERRLLVFLGIAR
- a CDS encoding ATP-binding protein — its product is MVDTELAERMRVNGAILIDGPKAVGKTVTASQVAKTVFRMDVDGSAQAALDADPSILFGSPGPILFDEWQETPELWNLVRRAVDDRDGVGHFLLTGSARPRDDARLHSGAGRIGRLRMRPMSLCESGHSTGEVSLATIFDDPLDHGVQGSGLAVTDVFERIVVGGWPELVNAGEREARVWLADYLRTVAEVDVPAMGPRRNPTNIGRLFAALARVVGGPINRSATAADVGGARGPIDERTLGHYLEVIERLMLIEPLEAWAPHMRSRTRLRTSAVHHFVDPSLGVAALGVGVADLTRDLEAAGFHFESLVIRDLRVYSQQLGARLSSWRDTQLNREVDAVIELPDGRWAAVEVKLGEGRVDEAAATLLSMARKVDHDRHGEPSALLVITGGRYGYRRPDGVTVVPITALGP
- a CDS encoding DUF554 domain-containing protein, translating into MIGLGTLINVVAIVLGAATGRLIGHRLPERTNRLVTDVLGLVVLVLGGLNLASLADPDYVATVTPGGTLLVVLGALLIGGITGSALRIEDRLEQFGGWLQARFTRADAVAHADKRALFITGFVNASLVFCVGPLAILGAFSDGTGQGIDQLALKSVLDGFASVAFAATLGWGVALSALPVGIWQGLLTLLAATLGAVLSNAAIAALTATGGALLLGVGIRIMNIRAIAVGDLLPALVVAPILTVVVGRLLGTA
- a CDS encoding rhodanese-like domain-containing protein, with the protein product MTAVDSTTVVGSALGGFAEPAAAAEHFARRLTHETDPSDVAAALEAGERFHFIDVRSREAWDQGHAAAATHVPRGELAGRLAELDASIPIVVYCWGPACNGGTKAAHLLASLGRPVKEMLGGFEYWAREGLPVEGAGGPIHRAADPLTAPVVGGAAISCDC
- a CDS encoding glutaredoxin family protein, which codes for MSNTVETPDRVTMYGADWCRDCRRSEALLNELGVDWVKVDVEQSADAAQTAQAISGRMNIPVVHFPDGSHLVEPSDADLKAKLEALSAS
- a CDS encoding SDR family NAD(P)-dependent oxidoreductase, producing the protein MGKLDGKIALITGGSRGMGAAHARLMSSEGATVVITDVLDDDGNALAAEVGGIYHHLDVTDEDAWARVVTDVHDNVGPIGILINNAGIVGFSPIATAATEEWNRVIGINLTGTFFGMRAVVESMTSAGGGVIINISSTAGLQGYSNLSAYVASKWGVRGLTKSAALDLGQHGIRVVSIHPGPIRTPMTDGFGDEMTAQQAIPRFGLPEEVAAMALFIAADATYTTGTEFVIDGGATVGAALQPPQ
- a CDS encoding methyltransferase family protein, whose protein sequence is MTRVSVHPALAWGLVGAQFALLIALAVAPRGDLWARTPVVVGIALALVGAGVVVGVAAGITLGRALTPSPIPREGSQLVTAGVYRLVRHPLYSGLVLLGAGLFIIGASWWHAAFFVALFVLLSIKARLEERMLAARFPEYADYASRTGRIVPGVGRVRG
- a CDS encoding acyl-CoA dehydrogenase, coding for MTQLTDSSTRPAAPTEDAAAADAAGIAPVTGEVDLPLTIDVAALGEQLLGQWSYARKHARELMTRPEFHRDPELGKDAHRERVLGQLHKLIEAGSVHRAFPKSVGGDEDNGGNIASFEELVLGDPSMQIKSGVQWGLFAAAIQHLGTEKHHETLLPPTLTLEVPGAFAMTETGHGSDVSAVGTTATYDPATDEWVITTPFRAAWKDYLGNAALHAKAAVVFAQLITRGVNHGVHAIYVPIRDDNGDFLPGVGGEDDGLKGGLNGIDNGRLHFTDVRVPRENLLNRYGDVDENGVYTSPIESPGRRFFTMLGTLVQGRVSLDGACTVASKLALTIAIRYGTERRQFAGGDSDEVVLMDYQRHQRRLLPRLAQTYAMSFAHEVFLEKFDAVFSGKDDTDESRQDLETLAAALKPLSTWAALDIIQEAREACGGQGFLAENRLVQLRADLDVYVTFEGDNNVLLQLVAKRLLTDYSKKFAKADAGALAGYVVEQVGDRAFHKSGLRRLAQSVADFGSTARSVGYVRDTASQRQLLTDRVETMVAELAGRLRGASKLSKKDAAELFNRHQNELIETARAHGELLQWEAFTEALDHVEHAGTKTVLTWLRDLFGFTLIEKNLAWYLMHGRLSSHRAQAITDYIDGRLLPRLRPHARALTDAFLLEDAHIRAEIATGVEAERQEEARAHYADLRARGLAPIDEKDLIAGKKSRG
- the trxA gene encoding thioredoxin; the encoded protein is MATIDLTTADFEQTVTKDGITLVDFWADWCGPCKAFAPVYEQASEQHPDVTFGKVDTEDQQAIAAAANIRSIPTLMAFRDGILVFAQPGALPAPALEQVITAVKGLDMDDVRKQVAEAQAQQGDVETPEELR